The nucleotide sequence atatatatatatatatatatatatatatatatatatatatatatatatatatatatatatatatatatatatatatatatatatatatatatatatatatatatatatatatatatatatagatcaaATGTCAATTGCATTATGGAAAAATCTTCAACATAAATGCTACAATTCCATTTATTTGGCCAAAGTCTTCATATCTTCATGGAAGATGCTTCTGCTCATTGTAAACTCATTTGTATCTAATCATTTAGGCACTACATGTGACTGTGGAAAGTACAGGAGAGTGATTGGGCAGATGGACATCAAGATGGGCAAATTAAAAAACGCAGTCAAGTTTGTGAAGAACAGTGAGTGTGTTCAACTTTtatctttcaacattttaactGAGCCAATCAACATTCAATATAACACTCTGTTTCCCAAGGCCATACATTGTCTAAATGTGCTTTCAAAGAAAATTTCTCTGTTCTCATCCAGTTATGTCGGGCCTGACAGAAAGTGAGGATCACTACTACCTACTGGTGAAGGAGGCCAAAAGTTTCAGGGATGCATCAGTGCACTGCAAGCAAAGAGGTGGCACCCTAGCCACGCCCAACAACATCAATAGTAATCGCTTCATGGCTGATTTTGTCAATCAGTTTGGACTTACGGGGGTTTTCATCGGGATACAGCCTATAAACACAGACAGTTTCAGAGTATGTACTACACACTTTGAGTGCTATATTcattgtttcccaaccactgtgctttGGCACATTAGTGTGCCGCGGAAAATTACCTGCCAGAAAGTCATACGTTGTAAAATTCTGAGAGAAAAAATTTAATATTACgagtttaaaattgaaataagaaTCAACTTAAGtctgtgtgaccacaaaactgctttttgcaTATTATTGATtcataattgtaaaaaaagtaATCTTGGgaggaaaaagtcataaaattacctaaataaaatcagtatattacttatttttcctGGAGCCAATCCCGGCTAATTACGCGCACCAGGTGGGGGGACACCTTTAATTGGTGgtcagctaatcgcagggcacaagaagtcGGACGGCCATTCTTgcttacactcatacttaggggcaaattagtgttcaaccaggcaaccctgcatggttttgggatatgggaggaaaccgaagtacccggagaaaacccacgcaagcacatacaaactgcaaacagtgaggacccacccgggatcgaacccttgacctcgGAACTGCGAGCCCGACGCAGTCATACTCCAGGCCACCCCATAAACTATATTattcaaacaaaacaatgaatatactaatcaaaattaaatcataaaaatTGCTACAAAAATAATCTGGTAATTAATGTTAATCTTCCAAGTGTTCACTTTGTGTGAAAACGCTCATCCATTTGATTTTCCCATTCATTCTTCAGCGCGATGGCAGAAACATTTCCCAGGATGCAGATTTTAGCCTCCTGCAGGACTTCTCTGCACGGACCCCAGACGAAGACCTCACTCAGTCCAGCCGCAACGCGACCTGTGTGGAACTGCTCAGCACAGGGACATGGAGTCATTTGGAATGTGACACTGCCATGTTTTTCATCTGTGAATTTACAAAAATC is from Stigmatopora argus isolate UIUO_Sarg chromosome 4, RoL_Sarg_1.0, whole genome shotgun sequence and encodes:
- the colec10 gene encoding collectin-10, whose protein sequence is MARLGTCFFIFCVSVGFSQVFSSPEICRNSLIPGAKGDQGEIGNEGDEGRMGKNGPPGQQGAAGEAGLKGDVGHMGKMGPTGNQGDQGDAGLNGPVGLKGKAGTTCDCGKYRRVIGQMDIKMGKLKNAVKFVKNIMSGLTESEDHYYLLVKEAKSFRDASVHCKQRGGTLATPNNINSNRFMADFVNQFGLTGVFIGIQPINTDSFRRDGRNISQDADFSLLQDFSARTPDEDLTQSSRNATCVELLSTGTWSHLECDTAMFFICEFTKIMTRRQTVAMDSAS